Proteins from a genomic interval of Arachis hypogaea cultivar Tifrunner chromosome 10, arahy.Tifrunner.gnm2.J5K5, whole genome shotgun sequence:
- the LOC112714607 gene encoding CBS domain-containing protein CBSX5 has product MAVRLLSGHEVSDLCLGKPALRSLSITDTLADALSALKRIDDTFVSVWNCNHSLVRSHFPSPPPPQERCKAKEDDCRCVGRLCMLDIICYLCKPENLSAPAAALRSPISLLITDHSALVSHLEPNASLLDAIDAMHEGAQNLVIPIQSSISSRRKSVESLDSIFHNNNRSYCWVTQEDVIRYLLNAIAAFSPTPASPINTLNVIDDQNLFAVNYDDPASSALNLLSLSLIHQSSVAIVDPEGKFVGEISPFMLNSCDEAVAPALATLSAGDLMAYIDCGGPPEDLVQIVKERLEEQNLSAALELLGDEGGLSSWSSFCSSSSEDDASTGKNWRLGGYSARVVRRSEAIVCYPWSSLVAVMIQALSHRVSYVWVVEDDGTLTGIVTFEGMLKVFREHLKSMC; this is encoded by the exons ATGGCAGTTAGATTATTGTCAGGGCATGAGGTATCAGATCTGTGTCTTGGGAAGCCAGCACTCAGGTCCCTTTCTATCACCGACACCTTAGCTGACGCACTCTCCGCCCTAAAGAGGATCGACGACACCTTCGTCTCCGTCTGGAACTGCAACCACTCCCTTGTCAGGTCGCACttcccttctcctcctcctcctcaagaACGATGTAAAGCCAAGGAGGACGATTGCAGGTGTGTTGGTAGGCTTTGCATGCTCGACATCATCTGTTACCTTTGCAAGCCGGAAAACCTCTCGGCTCCCGCCGCCGCGCTTCGTTCCCCAATTTCCCTTCTTATCACCGACCATTCCGCTCTCGTCAGCCATCTCGAGCCCAATGCCAG CTTATTGGATGCTATAGATGCTATGCATGAGGGAGCACAGAACCTGGTGATACCAATTCAAAGCAGTATCAGCTCAAGGAGAAAGTCCGTTGAATCTTTGGACTCCATTTTCCATAATAACAACCGCTCCTACTGCTGGGTCACCCAAGAGGATGTGATCCGCTACCTCCTCAATGCAATCGCGGCATTTTCACCTACGCCGGCTAGCCCAATCAACACTCTAAATGTTATTGACGATCAAAACCTCTTTGCCGTCAACTATGATGACCCTGCATCGTCTGCTTTAAACCTCCTCTCGTTGTCCCTAATCCACCAAAGCTCTGTTGCAATCGTTGATCCGGAAGGCAAATTCGTCGGGGAAATCTCGCCGTTCATGCTCAATTCTTGCGATGAGGCCGTTGCGCCGGCGCTGGCCACGCTGTCAGCTGGGGACTTGATGGCCTATATTGATTGTGGTGGACCTCCGGAGGACCTTGTGCAGATTGTGAAGGAGAGGCTGGAAGAGCAGAATCTTAGTGCGGCTTTGGAACTGCTTGGAGATGAAGGGGGGCTTTCATCTTGGTCATCGTTTTGTTCAAGTTCATCAGAGGATGATGCATCTACGGGGAAGAATTGGAGGCTTGGAGGGTACTCGGCGAGGGTAGTGAGGAGGTCAGAGGCCATTGTTTGCTACCCGTGGAGCTCTCTGGTGGCTGTGATGATTCAGGCACTTTCACATAGGGTCAGCTATGTGTGGGTTGTGGAAGATGATGGAACCTTAACTGGGATTGTTACCTTTGAGGGCATGTTGAAAGTTTTCAGAGAACACCTCAAGTCCATGTGCTAA